GATCAGAGTAAATTTTGACAAGTCCAATCGGATAGACCTCGCGGAGGGGCCTTTCCCAATGATAATATCCAAAGCATAATCTTCCATCGCAGAATACAGTACTTCTTCAACAGAACGATTCAAGCGGTGAATTTCATCAATGAAAAGCACATCGTTATCATTGAGATTTGTCAGTATGGCCGCAAGATCCCCTGCTCGTTCAATGGCTGGACCGGAAGTGATCCGAAGGTCTACGCCAAGTTCATTGGCGATAATTCCTGCTAATGTTGTCTTTCCAAGTCCCGGAGGACCATAAAAAAGTACGTGATCCAGCGGTTCACGGCGAATTTTCGCAGCCTCAATGAAGATCTGCAGATTTTCAGTCACCGCTTTTTGCCCGATATACTCCAGAAGTTTTTTAGGACGTAAACTGAGCTCAATTCCTTCCTCCTCAAAGTTCTTATCGGGTGATGTGATCCTTTCTTCAAAATCCATTCCGTTATCTTCCTATCCCTTTCAATGCCCTCTTTATGTATTCTTCTACAGAAAGATGCTCCTCACTGACTTCAGCAAGGGCAGTAATCGCCTCGCTTCTGCTATAGCCAAGGCTGATCAGCGCGTTGATTGCTTCCGTTTTTCCCGAGTCTGAAACAGTTTTTTCAGCTGCTTCTGCAAGTCCGCCTACAGCACCCATCTTATCTTTCAATTCAAGCGTAATTCGCTGTGCAATTTTTTTACCGATTCCGTTTGCTTTTGTTAAAGCTGCTGCATCTTCAAAGACGATTGCCTTTTTGATTTCTCCCGCTGGCATGATCGACAGGATGGACATGGCTGCCTTTGCTCCCACCCCATTTACTGTAATAAGCTTTTTAAAAAGCTCTAGTGTTTCCTTGTCATGAAAGCCGTAAAGACTGACATCGTCCTCCCTGACAGCCATGACGGTATAAATCATTACAGTTTGGCCGCTTTCTGCAAGGTAGACGGGAGAATTATCGGGAACAAAGATCTCATAACCGATACCGCCTGTTTCGATGACGATTCCGCCTTCGAACCGCATTGCTGCCACGCCTTTGATATAGTGAAACATATGGTTCTCCTATCATTTATACTTCAACCGCAGATACGAAATCTATTGATCCATCTCTGGCGGTTCCCTGATCTTCTATTTTAAATTCAGATTCTTATTTGCCAAGTGCCTTGTAGCGCTCAACTTTGCTTAAATGTCCCGCACAATTGCCATGACAGATGGCAGCTGCAAGTGCATCCGCGGTATCGTCAGGCTTTGGAACTTCATTCAGATTCAGTATCGTCTTTACCATAAACTGAATTTGCTTTTTTTCTGCTCTTCCATACCCTGCGAGACCCATTTTAATCTCTAAAGGAGTATATTCTCTGATCTCAAGACCAGAGTTCGCACACGCCAGTATGGCAACGCCTCTCGCTTGTCCAACAAGAATTGCCGTCTTTGAGTTGGTATTAAAGAACAGTTCCTCAATGGATACCACATCAGGTTCAAATTCCTGAATAATATCCATTAGGTTCGTGTACAAATGTTTCAACCGATCGGGCATTTCCATGGAGGAATCCGTTGTAATCGCTCCATATCCGCAAACGGAAAAACGATTGCCCTTCATATCTACGATCCCGTAGCCCAATATCGCATAGCCCGGGTCAATTCCAAGTATTCTCATAAAAAACTCCAATATAGTATACCATAATTTGAATGCAGTGTCTTCCCTACATTTTAGCATAAGAAACATATGTTTGTCCATTTCTATCTGCCAATTCGCTCCATTTCAAAATGGTTATAAAGGAATAGGGATTTCCTCTGTTCGGGGCATGAGAGCAAAATAATTTGCAGTTGCCTTTATAGTTTATGAATAAACTTCTAAATTTTGTAAATTCATTTCTTTTTAGTTGAATCGTGTTCGAATTGTGTTATAATAGTTTCATCCGGCAACCGCTTGTATTGCTGAGAAAAATACGCTATTGCAGCATAAATTTCAATCCGCCAACACCGTTTGAAATTGAGATTTATGTTATAATAATTATAACAAACACTCAATAATTATTCATTTTGAAAGGAAGTGCAGCATGAGATATTCTAGGCAAAACAAGATACTGGATATTATAAACTCGCACGAGGTTGAAACACAGGAAAGACTGGTATCCCTGCTAAGAAAAAGTGGGTACAAGGTAACCCAGGCTACCATTTCCAGAGACATCAAAGAGCTGCAGCTGGTAAAAACACTTTCTTCATCAGGGAAATACAAATATACTGTCGGCGCAAGTGTAGATCAACCCATATCGGACAGATATATTAAAATTTTTAAGGAAACCATACAAACCGTGGCTTATTCCGGCAATATTATCGTGGTAAAGACGCTAAGCGGTTGCGCTAACGCTGCCGCAGAGGCAATCGATACCCTTGGAATTCCTAATGTCGTCGGAAGTATCGCAGGCGACAACACGATCTTTATCGTGGTCAATGATCCTTCCAATGTATCTTCACTTGTTAACAGGTTTAACGAAATGATCAGATAAGGAGAAAAGCATGATTTCTCACATTCGCATCAAAGACTTTGCAATTATCGACCAGGTTGAGCTTGACTTTGACGACGGACTGAATATCATCACCGGAGAAACAGGCGCAGGTAAATCAATTATCATTGAAGCAGTGAGTCTGGCTTTAGGAAGCCGAGCAGACACTGCTTATATTCGTTCGGGGAAGGAAAAAGCTATCGTTCAGATGGTCGCAGACCTCGGAGGGGATGAGTTTGTAATTACCCGGGAGCTTTCCGCAAATGGAAAAAACGTCTGCCGGATTAATGATGAAGTGGTCTCGCTGGCTCAGCTTTCCAAGCTGTGTAAAAAAATTGCCGATGTTCATGGTCAATATGACCATCAATCCTTGCTGAATCCTGAAAATCATTTAAAGCTCATCGACTCATACCATGGAAGAGTCATATCACCTGCTGCGGAAACCGTGGCCGATTTGTATCAATCTTATGCGGAAATCAAGCAAGAATTAAGCACACTGCGCTCAAATCAAGCAGATACAGAACGCAAGCGTGATTTCATGCGGTTTGAATTAGACGAAATCGAAAAAGCAAAACCAACTCCTGATGAAGATAAGGAGCTGTCAGAGAAGCTCAATTTACTTCAGAACAGCGAAAAAATTTATCAAAACCTATCCAGTGCCTATGATCTTCTCTATGCTTCAACTCCGTCCTCACTGGAAGGCCTGGGAAAAAGCCTGCACCTGATACAGGAAATCGGCAGCTTCTCCCCTGACATCCATGCTTTTTCAGAAGAATTATCCGACGCTTACTATAAACTGGAAGATCTGACAGGCGAAATCAGGAAGTACCGGGATGGAATATCCTTCTCGCCTGAATTGCTTGAGGAGACGATTAAGCGTCTTGATGTGCTTGATGCTCTGAAAAGAAAATATGGTGGTTCCATTGAAAATGTACTCGAGTACCAACGTAAAATTATTTCCGAACTGGATCGAATTGATAATATAGACGTTACGCTGGACAAGCTGATGAAAAACCAGTCTCTCACGGAAAAGAAACTTTCTGAGGCATGCAAAGCACTTACTGATCTGAGAAAAAAAGCAGCTCTTGAGATTGAAACTCAAATCAACCAGCAGCTGAAAGAGCTAAATTTCAAAGACGCTGTTTTTATCGTGAAGTTTTATGACCATGAAACAGC
This genomic window from Clostridiales bacterium contains:
- the ruvA gene encoding Holliday junction branch migration protein RuvA, whose product is MFHYIKGVAAMRFEGGIVIETGGIGYEIFVPDNSPVYLAESGQTVMIYTVMAVREDDVSLYGFHDKETLELFKKLITVNGVGAKAAMSILSIMPAGEIKKAIVFEDAAALTKANGIGKKIAQRITLELKDKMGAVGGLAEAAEKTVSDSGKTEAINALISLGYSRSEAITALAEVSEEHLSVEEYIKRALKGIGR
- the ruvC gene encoding crossover junction endodeoxyribonuclease RuvC → MRILGIDPGYAILGYGIVDMKGNRFSVCGYGAITTDSSMEMPDRLKHLYTNLMDIIQEFEPDVVSIEELFFNTNSKTAILVGQARGVAILACANSGLEIREYTPLEIKMGLAGYGRAEKKQIQFMVKTILNLNEVPKPDDTADALAAAICHGNCAGHLSKVERYKALGK
- a CDS encoding arginine repressor — its product is MRYSRQNKILDIINSHEVETQERLVSLLRKSGYKVTQATISRDIKELQLVKTLSSSGKYKYTVGASVDQPISDRYIKIFKETIQTVAYSGNIIVVKTLSGCANAAAEAIDTLGIPNVVGSIAGDNTIFIVVNDPSNVSSLVNRFNEMIR
- the recN gene encoding DNA repair protein RecN; the encoded protein is MISHIRIKDFAIIDQVELDFDDGLNIITGETGAGKSIIIEAVSLALGSRADTAYIRSGKEKAIVQMVADLGGDEFVITRELSANGKNVCRINDEVVSLAQLSKLCKKIADVHGQYDHQSLLNPENHLKLIDSYHGRVISPAAETVADLYQSYAEIKQELSTLRSNQADTERKRDFMRFELDEIEKAKPTPDEDKELSEKLNLLQNSEKIYQNLSSAYDLLYASTPSSLEGLGKSLHLIQEIGSFSPDIHAFSEELSDAYYKLEDLTGEIRKYRDGISFSPELLEETIKRLDVLDALKRKYGGSIENVLEYQRKIISELDRIDNIDVTLDKLMKNQSLTEKKLSEACKALTDLRKKAALEIETQINQQLKELNFKDAVFIVKFYDHETAEKYTANGVDRVEFLITTNKGETPKPLVKIASGGEISRIMLAFKQIIGDFDAIPTMIFDEIDVGISGITASIVGKKLLDISKHHQIICITHLPQIAAFGDHHYKIDKVTSGENTHTIVYPLTQEEKIEEIARLLGGINITETTLKSAGELLSLSKR